The following proteins are encoded in a genomic region of Vanessa tameamea isolate UH-Manoa-2023 chromosome 4, ilVanTame1 primary haplotype, whole genome shotgun sequence:
- the LOC113394911 gene encoding larval/pupal rigid cuticle protein 66-like — MVAKFVVLFALVAAVSADHSSFSYGVADPYTGDFKSQVESRAGDNVLGQYSLLESDGTRRTVDYAAGAEGFNAVVRKDPALLASLPYAYSSAYGYPAAYPYGRFGALAYSYPYGRFY; from the exons ATGGTTGCgaag TTCGTTGTCCTTTTCGCTCTGGTGGCAGCTGTCAGTGCCGACCATTCAAGCTTCTCGTACGGTGTAGCCGATCCCTACACTGGTGACTTCAAGAGTCAAGTGGAGAGCCGCGCTGGAGACAATGTGCTGGGACAGTACTCTCTATTGGAATCCGATGGAACTCGCCGCACCGTGGACTACGCTGCTGGTGCTGAAGGTTTCAACGCTGTTGTGAGGAAGGACCCAGCTCTGTTGGCCTCTCTGCCCTACGCCTACAGTTCCGCATATGGATACCCTGCTGCCTACCCATACGGCAGATTCGGTGCCTTGGCCTACTCTTACCCCTACGGACGCTTCTACTAA
- the LOC113394597 gene encoding cuticle protein 16.8-like — translation MMHQVVLLCVVVMAAQCMVLHRAPAPLFFGHYPEPNYSFAYEVNDANTGDVKSQHESRRGDIVIGQYSLVQPDGIKRTVDYSANDHTGFLATVNNQGRPATQESNRMYNVQEETTRSPSKAPEMQYNTASTASYSTQGWPENVPTQSVTVAPVTNIRTSVIHPSFHNGHNPWI, via the exons ATGATGCACCAG GTCGTTCTTCTTTGTGTCGTGGTTATGGCTGCTCAGTGCATGGTCTTGCATCGTGCGCCTGCGCCGTTATTCTTTGGACATTACCCTGAACCCAATTACAGTTTTGCATATGAGGTCAACGATGCCAATACTGGAGATGTTAAGAGTCAGCATGAGAGCAGACGTGGAGACATCGTCATCGGACAGTACTCCCTGGTCCAACCTGATGGTATTAAGAGGACTGTTGACTACAGTGCCAATGACCACACGGGATTCTTGGCGACTGTGAACAATCAGGGCAGACCAGCCACCCAGGAATCGAACAGGATGTACAACGTACAAGAAGAGACCACTCGCTCCCCAAGCAAGGCCCCGGAAATGCAATACAACACAGCGAGCACCGCTTCCTACAGCACACAGGGCTGGCCCGAAAACGTACCGACCCAAAGCGTTACAGTCGCTCCCGTCACCAACATTAGGACCTCGGTCATTCACCCCTCCTTCCACAACGGCCACAATCCTTGGATCTAA